Part of the Rhodococcus sp. OK302 genome is shown below.
CCCGTTCCCGTCGCTGAACTGGTAAATCTTCGTGCTCACCCACATGCGATTCAGTTCGTACCATTTTCGACTGTTTTAACAATCCACAATTGGAGAGGACTCTGCCCATGGCCGACGCCACAATCAAGCCGATCTCTGCCGCTGACATCACCACCTGGGACTACGAAGCCGACGTCGTTGTCGCTGGTTACGGCATCGCCGGCGTCACCGCCGCGATCGAAGCCGCACGCGCCGGCGCGGAGGTATTGGTACTGGAACGGACCGGAGGATGGGGCGGTGCGGCTTCGCTGGCCGGCGGATTCATCTACCTCGGCGGTGGCACACCGCTGCAGAAGGCCTGCGGATTCGACGACACCGTCGACAACATGAAGACCTTCATGAAAGCCGCGCTCGGCCCCGGAACCGACGACGCCAAGATCGACGCCTACTGCGAGGGCAGCGTCGACCATTACAACTGGCTCGTCGACGCCGGCGTCCCGTTCAAGGAATCGTTCTGGGGGCAGCCCGGTTGGGAACCGCCGTACGACGACGGTCTCGCCTACTCCGGCGGCGAGAACTCCGCACCGTTCAACAGTCTCGTCGATCCCTCTCCGCGTGGGCACGTCCCGCAGATGTCGAACAAGAAAAGCGGCGAGCAGGGCGGCGGCTACATGCTGATGAAGCCTCTCGTCGACACTGCCGAAAAGCTCGGCGTACGAGCAGAATACGATCTGCGGGTGCAGACTGTTGCTGTCGACGAGACCGGTCGCGTCGTCGGAATCGTCGCCAAGCGGTACGGCAAGGACGTCGCCATCCGGGCCCGCAAGGGTGTGGTGTTGGCTATGGGCAGTTTTGCGTACAACGACGAGATGGTGCGTTCCAACGCTCCCAAGATCTTCGGGCGTCCGGCAGCTTCCATCGAGGCGCACGACGGCCGCGCGATCGCGATCGGGCAGGCCCTTGGCGCCGATACCGCGCATATGGATGCCACCGAGGTCGCCTTCTTCTGCGACCCGCAGTTGATGGTGCGCGGTATCCTCGTCAACGGCCGTGGCCAGCGATACATCCCGGAGGACACATACCCGGGCCGGATCGGCCAGGCAACGCTGTTCCAGCAGGACAATCAGGCATTCCTCGTCATCGACGAAGCCGCGTACGAAGAAGGTGTGGTCGCGGAAACCGCCACAGATCGGTTGCGGGCGAAGCCGAAGTGGGTCGCCGAAACCGTCGAGGAACTCGAAGCCGAGATGGGCCTACCCGCCGGGACGCTCCAGTCGACCGTCGACGTCTACAACCGTTACGCCGAAACCGGTTCGGATCCCTTGTTGGGCAAGAAATCCGAGTGGGTCAAGCCGATCGGCACTCCCGTTGCCGCTATCGATCTGCGCGGTCGGACCGGTGGATTCACCCTCGGCGGGTTGAAGACGAACATCGATTCCGAGGTTCTGCACGTCTCCGGTGAGCCCATCCCCGGGCTCTTCGCGGCGGGCCGCTGCACCTCCGGCGTCTGCGCCGGCGGATATGCCAGCGGAACAAGCCTCGGTGACGGCAGCTTCTTCGGTCGTCGCGCCGGCATCAGCGCTGCACGCTAGATAGTCGACACTGCCCGAAACCGTTCAAGGACAGCAGAAACGGGCCTGACAGACACCCACTCCTTCAGGAATGGACTTGACCCACATCCAGCGATCCGGAGGCGATTTGCGTGCAACCACGAACACCGGACCGCGCCCAGGCGCAGTAGTGCCGGCAAAGGTCTAGACACACATTAACTGGTTCATTTTTCAATTGAAATGGGAAGAAGCCGGCATATGCTGCATCCAGAATCATCCAGTAGCGATCATCTGGTGACCTCTTCGGCTGACGCTCTCGGCAAACGACCTCTCTGGTTGGGCTACTCGTTTGCCAATGCCAATCGGACGCAACTATGACCGTGATCATGCAATTGCTGCAAGGTAGGAGTTACTGGTGAGAACCACTAGCAAGGTAGACGATCCGGTATCGGTAGTGGATCGAATTTCGGCTATCCTCGAAACATTCGAAGATTCCGGGCCCCTCACGCTTTCACAGGTGTCCCAACGCACGGGGATTCCTCGTTCAACGTCCCATCGCCTGCTCGAACAACTTCTCGCAAAACGATGGCTCACCAGACTCGAGCATCGATACGAGCTGGGCAGCAAGTCATATGAACTCGGCCAGTGGGCACTCAATCAGAACCGACTACGCCACGGCGCTTTACCTGTACTCAACCAGTTAGCTCGTTCAACGGGCCTGACTGTACATCTGGCCGCTGTAAGCAGTGGTGACACGCTGTACTTGGACCGTATCCCCGGGCGCACACCGCTGACATTGCCCAGCCGCGTCGGCTCCCGGATGCCCGCGCACCTCACCGCCGTCGGCAAATCGATTCTCGCAAATCTCGACGAGGACAAGGTCCACGGTTCCATTCCCACTCCGCTGCGCAAAACGACTCAACACAGCATCGACTCACAGGACCGCCTCCACGCGGAGTTCGAATGTATCCGCGACCGCGGTTTCGCGATGGACCGCGAAGAATCAGTACTCGGAATCGCCTGTATCGCAACATCTATCGGTCCACGCGATCACCACTACGGGAACCGGTCCGCGGTCTCGGTCTGCGGACCTCTCGACCAAGTGAAACTGAACCAACTCGTATCCACGGTGCGGATTGCAGCGCGCGATATCTGGGACAGATGTGTCGCAAATGATCTGCGTTCACAGGATCGTTCCGAAGCTTCGTGACGCCTTGAGTGTGTGGACCACCAGGCGGCGCATTTGCCAGGTGTACCGAGTTTTGCGATTCCGATCCCAAATTGAACACTTTGACGTAATTTGTTCATTATGCTCAATAGCGAAATCGAGACAAAGGCAGCAGCCCCGCCCCTGAACTTGGTGTTCGGAGCCGCAGAATGCGTTCGGCGCAACGGAGTTCGAGGCTTTCGACTGAGCGAAGTCGCCACCATTGCAGGAGTATCCCGAGGGACTGTGTACAACGCCTTCGGCGACAAAGAGACCGCAATCAACGCTGGTCTCGCGTACCTGTGTAATGCCTTCATCGACGGGTTGGCTGCCGCGGTGACACCCCAGACGACCCTGCGAAGCCAAATCGGCGAGGCAGCCGCTCTTATCTACGAACACGCCACCACTCCGCAAGCCTTGGCGCCGCCACTGCGGACCGACAGCATCATCACGACACTGCTCGAGCACTACGGCGACCAACTCTGCCGGACCTGGGCCGCATTCTGGGCGGCACTCGTCGCGGATGCCCAAGGGCGGGGTGAGGTCGATTCGACCCTGGACACGATGCACGCCGGCGACTGGATCGTTCGCGTACTCCTGAGTCTGGAGATCCTGCCGTTGTCGGTGGCTGGGTTCAGCAGCGCAGACGATGCGCGAACACGCATCGGCAACCTCATGCTCGACGGCTTGGCGCCACGTCGTTGACGACCAGAATTGAGTGGAAATGACACACGAGTACGTCGACGTCGCCATCATCGGCGCCGGACCGGGCGGCATCACCGCTGCCCACCATCTGCAGCAAGCCGGTATCGAAAACTTCGTCATCCTCGAACGCAGTCACGACTTCGGAGGAAGCTGGCGCGACAACGACTACCCCGGCTTGTCCGTGGACGTGCCGACGCTGTTCTATCAGTTCCCCTTCGCGCGCAAGCCCGACTGGTCACGACTCTTTCCGACCGGCCCGGAAATCCAGGAATACAACAGGAGAGTCGCTGACGACCTGAACCTGCACAAGTACTTTCGCGGCAACTGCACAGTGCTCAAGGAGTCGTGGAATGACGCCGAGCAACTGTGGATTCTGCACATCGAAGACGATGCCCCTGTTCGCGCGCGGTTCGTCATCAACGCCGTCGGCGGCTACATCAACGCCAAATCGGCTAGCGGCATCGAGGGAATCGACGAGTTCGCCGGAACCGTCCTGCGCCCGAACGCCTGGGACCCCGACTACGACTTGTCCGACAAACGGGTTGCGGTGATCGGTACCGGATCGAGTTCGGTGCAGATCGTCCCGGCCATCTACCAGCAGGCCCGCAGCGTCGATATCTATCAGCGGACACCGTCGTGGATTCTGCCCAAGCCCGATGTGGAACTGTCGCCGCGTGCCCACCGTTTTCTCGGAATGCCCGGTGTGGGCGCACTTGTCAACGGGTCTGCGCTGGTTGCTATGGAACTGCCTATGCAGATCCTGTGCAATGTGCTGCCGCTGTTGCCCCGCAAATTCCTTTCCACGGTCATGCCGCAGTACGACCGAATCTGGCAATCGATCTATCGAACCATGTTGCGGCGCAACATCGACGACGACGAAGTCCGCAGCGCCCTGGTACCCGGCTACGGCATCCTCGCCAAACGGCCGGTGCTGTCGAGCAGCTTCTTCCCCGCCCTCGCGGATCCGAAGGTGTCGCTGATAGTCGACCCGATCGAACGGGTCACCGCCAACGGCATTCGGACGTCGGACAGTGCCGAGCGCCCGTACGACCTGATCGTCGCCGCCACCGGATACGAACTGTTCACCGATCCGGAGACGTACCGCAGCGGCGCCGTCGTCGGCCCAGCCGGGTTCGACCTCGCCGACGACTACCGCCGCAACGGACTGCGCAGCTACGGCGGCAGCGCGCATCCGGGTCTGCCGAACCGCTGGGCGCTGGTCGCCCCGCAGGGGTACGTCGGCATCGCGTGGCACACGTTCGTGGATCTGACCGCCCGGCACGCCGTCCGAGTGATCGCCGAGACCGAACGAAGGGGCGCGACTGTGGCGCAGGTGCGCACCGAAGCCTTCGCCCGGTGGGTGCGCAAGATGCGCCGTCACGGCAAGGCGATCAGCGCCTACACCGTGGACAGCAACCCCGGGCTTCGCACCTATTTCGTCAACTCG
Proteins encoded:
- a CDS encoding FAD-dependent oxidoreductase, which codes for MADATIKPISAADITTWDYEADVVVAGYGIAGVTAAIEAARAGAEVLVLERTGGWGGAASLAGGFIYLGGGTPLQKACGFDDTVDNMKTFMKAALGPGTDDAKIDAYCEGSVDHYNWLVDAGVPFKESFWGQPGWEPPYDDGLAYSGGENSAPFNSLVDPSPRGHVPQMSNKKSGEQGGGYMLMKPLVDTAEKLGVRAEYDLRVQTVAVDETGRVVGIVAKRYGKDVAIRARKGVVLAMGSFAYNDEMVRSNAPKIFGRPAASIEAHDGRAIAIGQALGADTAHMDATEVAFFCDPQLMVRGILVNGRGQRYIPEDTYPGRIGQATLFQQDNQAFLVIDEAAYEEGVVAETATDRLRAKPKWVAETVEELEAEMGLPAGTLQSTVDVYNRYAETGSDPLLGKKSEWVKPIGTPVAAIDLRGRTGGFTLGGLKTNIDSEVLHVSGEPIPGLFAAGRCTSGVCAGGYASGTSLGDGSFFGRRAGISAAR
- a CDS encoding IclR family transcriptional regulator, translating into MRTTSKVDDPVSVVDRISAILETFEDSGPLTLSQVSQRTGIPRSTSHRLLEQLLAKRWLTRLEHRYELGSKSYELGQWALNQNRLRHGALPVLNQLARSTGLTVHLAAVSSGDTLYLDRIPGRTPLTLPSRVGSRMPAHLTAVGKSILANLDEDKVHGSIPTPLRKTTQHSIDSQDRLHAEFECIRDRGFAMDREESVLGIACIATSIGPRDHHYGNRSAVSVCGPLDQVKLNQLVSTVRIAARDIWDRCVANDLRSQDRSEAS
- a CDS encoding TetR/AcrR family transcriptional regulator; translation: MLNSEIETKAAAPPLNLVFGAAECVRRNGVRGFRLSEVATIAGVSRGTVYNAFGDKETAINAGLAYLCNAFIDGLAAAVTPQTTLRSQIGEAAALIYEHATTPQALAPPLRTDSIITTLLEHYGDQLCRTWAAFWAALVADAQGRGEVDSTLDTMHAGDWIVRVLLSLEILPLSVAGFSSADDARTRIGNLMLDGLAPRR
- a CDS encoding flavin-containing monooxygenase, translating into MTHEYVDVAIIGAGPGGITAAHHLQQAGIENFVILERSHDFGGSWRDNDYPGLSVDVPTLFYQFPFARKPDWSRLFPTGPEIQEYNRRVADDLNLHKYFRGNCTVLKESWNDAEQLWILHIEDDAPVRARFVINAVGGYINAKSASGIEGIDEFAGTVLRPNAWDPDYDLSDKRVAVIGTGSSSVQIVPAIYQQARSVDIYQRTPSWILPKPDVELSPRAHRFLGMPGVGALVNGSALVAMELPMQILCNVLPLLPRKFLSTVMPQYDRIWQSIYRTMLRRNIDDDEVRSALVPGYGILAKRPVLSSSFFPALADPKVSLIVDPIERVTANGIRTSDSAERPYDLIVAATGYELFTDPETYRSGAVVGPAGFDLADDYRRNGLRSYGGSAHPGLPNRWALVAPQGYVGIAWHTFVDLTARHAVRVIAETERRGATVAQVRTEAFARWVRKMRRHGKAISAYTVDSNPGLRTYFVNSQGEALYYRPQTISGAFWFSRFSSFNDYTFTEVQS